A section of the Hevea brasiliensis isolate MT/VB/25A 57/8 chromosome 17, ASM3005281v1, whole genome shotgun sequence genome encodes:
- the LOC110642810 gene encoding M phase phosphoprotein 10 isoform X2, with protein MAKPSETGMEALHHLKSTDPPALLAPSPTLSQTARTASQHLFSCLKPYAPKSPFDQLLTDGFDAEQIWQQIDLLSQPLLSTLRRQVKHLEKHPEESKIVLKKENEFLDGERKILEEKETKRFDDDVDDDDMDMDMDEFDDEEEEEEGGRRESEKGESEDESGEMVEGKGGEGIEDKFLKIKELEEYLEEDEAREYGLDRKKKKGELKLEEEEEEEEEEEDEEEEDDDDDELDDEYEDAEENASFRYEDFFGAKKKTVPKRKSSLSNGSDEDSGLNDDGAVEKKGGLSTHEKQLEKLQSEIEQMEKANLEPKTWTMRGEVTAASRPKNSALEVDLDFEHNVRPAPVITEEITASIEDMIKQRIIEGRFDDIQKVSSLPSTAPKEVKQLDENKSKKGLAEVYEEEYIQKTNPAAAPISFSDEQKKEASILFKKLCLKLDALSHFHFAPKPVIEDMSIQANVPALAMEEIAPTAVSDAAMLAPEEVFSGKGDIKEEAEVTQAERKRRRAKKKRKFKAEAVKRMTKKARDNTALLNHNEGE; from the exons ATGGCTAAACCAAGCGAAACAGGGATGGAAGCCCTGCACCACCTGAAATCCACGGACCCTCCAGCATTGTTGGCACCATCGCCCACGCTCTCCCAAACAGCGCGGACGGCGTCTCAACACCTATTCTCTTGCCTCAAACCATACGCTCCCAAATCGCCGTTCGATCAACTTTTAACTGATGGCTTTGATGCCGAGCAGATTTGGCAGCAAATTGACCTGCTTTCGCAGCCTCTGCTCTCCACCCTCcgtcgacaagtcaagcacttggagaAGCATCCCGAGGAGAGCAAGATAGTCTTGAAGAAGGAGAATGAGTTCCTTGATGGGGAAAGGAAGATTCTAGAAGAGAAGGAAACCAAACGCTTTGATGATGATGTTGATGACGATGAcatggatatggatatggatgAATTTGATGatgaggaagaggaagaggaaggtGGAAGAAGAGAGAGTGAGAAGGGAGAGAGTGAAGATGAGAGTGGTGAAATGGTGGAGGGGAAAGGTGGAGAAGGAATAGAGGATAAGTTTTTGAAGATAAAGGAATTGGAAGAGTATTTGGAGGAGGATGAGGCAAGGGAATATGGATTGgatagaaagaagaaaaagggtGAGCTGAAgctagaagaagaagaggaggaggaggaggaggaggaggacgaAGAGGAagaggatgatgatgatgacgAG CTTGATGATGAATATGAAGATGCAGAGGAAAATGCTAG TTTTAGATATGAAGATTTCTTTGGTGCTAAAAAGAAGACAGTCCCAAAAAGAAAATCCAGTTTATCAAATGGGTCTGATGAAGACTCAGGCTTAAATGATGATGGTGCTGTTGAG aAAAAGGGTGGTCTTTCTACCCATGAAAAGCAACTTGAGAAGCTTCAATCTGAGATAGAGCAGATGGAGAAAGCAAATTTGGAGCCAAAAACATGGACAATGCGGGGAGAG GTCACGGCCGCTAGCAGGCCCAAGAATAGTGCCTTAGAGGTCGATTTGGATTTTGAGCACAACGTAAGGCCCGCCCCAGTAATCACAGAGGAGATTACTGCATCAATTGAAGATATGATTAAACAGAGGATCATTGAG GGACGGTTCGATGACATTCAAAAGGTTTCTAGTTTACCCTCTACAGCACCAAAAGAAGTAAAACAATTG GATGAGAATAAGAGCAAGAAGGGTCTTGCTGAAGTTTATGAG GAAGAATATATTCAGAAGACAAATCCAGCTGCTGCTCCAATATCTTTCTCTGATGAACAGAAGAAGGAG GCAAGTATTCTGTTCAAGAAACTGTGCTTGAAGTTGGATGCTCTCTCTCACTTCCATTTTGCTCCAAAACCT GTTATAGAGGACATGTCTATTCAAGCTAATGTTCCTGCTCTTGCTATGGAAGAG ATTGCACCGACGGCAGTTTCAGATGCAGCCATGCTGGCTCCTGAGGAAGTCTTCTCTGGCAAAGGGGACATTAAAGAAGAAGCAGAAGTTACTCAGGCAGAGAGGAAGAGGAGGAGGgctaagaagaaaagaaaatttaagg
- the LOC110642810 gene encoding M phase phosphoprotein 10 isoform X1: MAKPSETGMEALHHLKSTDPPALLAPSPTLSQTARTASQHLFSCLKPYAPKSPFDQLLTDGFDAEQIWQQIDLLSQPLLSTLRRQVKHLEKHPEESKIVLKKENEFLDGERKILEEKETKRFDDDVDDDDMDMDMDEFDDEEEEEEGGRRESEKGESEDESGEMVEGKGGEGIEDKFLKIKELEEYLEEDEAREYGLDRKKKKGELKLEEEEEEEEEEEDEEEEDDDDDELDDEYEDAEENARYEDFFGAKKKTVPKRKSSLSNGSDEDSGLNDDGAVEKKGGLSTHEKQLEKLQSEIEQMEKANLEPKTWTMRGEVTAASRPKNSALEVDLDFEHNVRPAPVITEEITASIEDMIKQRIIEGRFDDIQKVSSLPSTAPKEVKQLDENKSKKGLAEVYEEEYIQKTNPAAAPISFSDEQKKEASILFKKLCLKLDALSHFHFAPKPVIEDMSIQANVPALAMEEIAPTAVSDAAMLAPEEVFSGKGDIKEEAEVTQAERKRRRAKKKRKFKAEAVKRMTKKARDNTALLNHNEGNHLSVPNGGLFS; this comes from the exons ATGGCTAAACCAAGCGAAACAGGGATGGAAGCCCTGCACCACCTGAAATCCACGGACCCTCCAGCATTGTTGGCACCATCGCCCACGCTCTCCCAAACAGCGCGGACGGCGTCTCAACACCTATTCTCTTGCCTCAAACCATACGCTCCCAAATCGCCGTTCGATCAACTTTTAACTGATGGCTTTGATGCCGAGCAGATTTGGCAGCAAATTGACCTGCTTTCGCAGCCTCTGCTCTCCACCCTCcgtcgacaagtcaagcacttggagaAGCATCCCGAGGAGAGCAAGATAGTCTTGAAGAAGGAGAATGAGTTCCTTGATGGGGAAAGGAAGATTCTAGAAGAGAAGGAAACCAAACGCTTTGATGATGATGTTGATGACGATGAcatggatatggatatggatgAATTTGATGatgaggaagaggaagaggaaggtGGAAGAAGAGAGAGTGAGAAGGGAGAGAGTGAAGATGAGAGTGGTGAAATGGTGGAGGGGAAAGGTGGAGAAGGAATAGAGGATAAGTTTTTGAAGATAAAGGAATTGGAAGAGTATTTGGAGGAGGATGAGGCAAGGGAATATGGATTGgatagaaagaagaaaaagggtGAGCTGAAgctagaagaagaagaggaggaggaggaggaggaggaggacgaAGAGGAagaggatgatgatgatgacgAG CTTGATGATGAATATGAAGATGCAGAGGAAAATGCTAG ATATGAAGATTTCTTTGGTGCTAAAAAGAAGACAGTCCCAAAAAGAAAATCCAGTTTATCAAATGGGTCTGATGAAGACTCAGGCTTAAATGATGATGGTGCTGTTGAG aAAAAGGGTGGTCTTTCTACCCATGAAAAGCAACTTGAGAAGCTTCAATCTGAGATAGAGCAGATGGAGAAAGCAAATTTGGAGCCAAAAACATGGACAATGCGGGGAGAG GTCACGGCCGCTAGCAGGCCCAAGAATAGTGCCTTAGAGGTCGATTTGGATTTTGAGCACAACGTAAGGCCCGCCCCAGTAATCACAGAGGAGATTACTGCATCAATTGAAGATATGATTAAACAGAGGATCATTGAG GGACGGTTCGATGACATTCAAAAGGTTTCTAGTTTACCCTCTACAGCACCAAAAGAAGTAAAACAATTG GATGAGAATAAGAGCAAGAAGGGTCTTGCTGAAGTTTATGAG GAAGAATATATTCAGAAGACAAATCCAGCTGCTGCTCCAATATCTTTCTCTGATGAACAGAAGAAGGAG GCAAGTATTCTGTTCAAGAAACTGTGCTTGAAGTTGGATGCTCTCTCTCACTTCCATTTTGCTCCAAAACCT GTTATAGAGGACATGTCTATTCAAGCTAATGTTCCTGCTCTTGCTATGGAAGAG ATTGCACCGACGGCAGTTTCAGATGCAGCCATGCTGGCTCCTGAGGAAGTCTTCTCTGGCAAAGGGGACATTAAAGAAGAAGCAGAAGTTACTCAGGCAGAGAGGAAGAGGAGGAGGgctaagaagaaaagaaaatttaagg